One Gossypium raimondii isolate GPD5lz chromosome 3, ASM2569854v1, whole genome shotgun sequence genomic window carries:
- the LOC105796637 gene encoding uncharacterized protein LOC105796637 produces the protein MNVVSKSQKTKLLDSFKRKMPTLSIFPFGGCFDGCRDHTQPSGLGTRVWNHSDRAVELQVRVGSILKKVHTLKPGCSKRLKCKSIYKAYMPGLSDGNGGGGMKSLLYYYDQTCHPYIWVNDTAADSSRMVKQQYISLEDLRDCSEIRIFRDHQRGCISVRKKPRPGFC, from the coding sequence ATGAACGTAGTTTCCAAATCCCAAAAGACCAAACTCTTAGAttcattcaaaagaaaaatgccAACCTTAAGCATTTTCCCTTTCGGCGGCTGCTTCGACGGGTGCCGAGACCACACCCAACCTTCGGGACTCGGCACCAGGGTCTGGAACCACAGCGACCGAGCTGTGGAGCTTCAAGTGCGGGTAGGATCGATCCTCAAAAAGGTTCACACCTTGAAACCAGGGTGCTCCAAGAGGCTGAAATGTAAGAGCATATACAAGGCGTACATGCCCGGGTTGAGCGACGGCAATGGTGGTGGAGGGATGAAGAGCTTGCTTTATTACTACGACCAAACATGTCACCCATACATATGGGTCAACGACACGGCGGCTGATAGTTCGAGGATGGTTAAGCAGCAGTACATTAGCCTTGAAGATCTCAGGGATTGTTCTGAGATTAGGATTTTCAGAGATCATCAACGGGGTTGCATTTCGGTTCGTAAGAAACCGAGGCCtggtttttgttaa